From one Triticum aestivum cultivar Chinese Spring chromosome 4B, IWGSC CS RefSeq v2.1, whole genome shotgun sequence genomic stretch:
- the LOC123089465 gene encoding uncharacterized protein: MKKVRARPRRIPAFGEWNYYDDGGYGYGDGDGAGDWPVTQCLDSAMQAGLFVSLPTSPKPLKKVVKWSDSGTLEVDGEQRQKVVVGLREEHGPKKEGRGKPIEIYLKVPHAADGHLSTTAGYNKGHRVRAVKAVDEDLYVIPPDMLCHNNNPRKRLTKRLWIGCLGCVSA, translated from the exons ATGAAG AAGGTGCGGGCGAGGCCGCGGCGGATCCCGGCGTTCGGGGAGTGGAACTACTACGACGACGGTGGGTACGggtacggcgacggcgacggcgccggGGACTGGCCGGTCACCCAGTGCTTGGACTCCGCCATGCAGGCCGGCCTGTTCGTCTCACTGCCGACTTCACCGAAGCCACTCAAAAAG GTGGTGAAGTGGAGCGACAGCGGCACGCTGGAGGTGGACGGGGAGCAGAGGCAGAAGGTGGTGGTGGGGCTGCGCGAAGAGCACGGGCCGaagaaggaggggagggggaagccCATAGAAATTTACCTGAAGGTCCCTCACGCCGCCGACGGCCACCTGAGCACCACCGCAGGCTACAACAAAGGTCACAGGGTGCGGGCGGTCAAGGCCGTGGACGAGGACCTCTACGTGATCCCGCCGGACATGCTCTGCCACAATAATAACCCACGC AAGAGGCTGACGAAAAGGCTGTGGATCGGGTGCCTGGGCTGCGTCTCCGCCTAG